From a region of the Paenibacillus segetis genome:
- a CDS encoding XRE family transcriptional regulator, translating to MSLERLALELRVRRERLDDFIDNKRVMSLKLAISIADTLQCEVRSLYELTPSDVWQITNNQG from the coding sequence ATGTCGCTGGAACGGCTAGCGCTTGAACTGCGTGTGAGACGGGAGCGTCTGGATGACTTTATCGACAATAAGAGAGTGATGTCTCTTAAGCTCGCGATCTCGATTGCCGATACACTTCAGTGCGAGGTGCGCAGCCTGTACGAATTAACTCCTTCCGATGTTTGGCAAATAACCAACAATCAAGGATAA